From the Caballeronia sp. NK8 genome, one window contains:
- a CDS encoding cold-shock protein — translation METGTVKWFNDAKGFGFITPDGGGEDLFAHFSEIRIEGFKTLQENQKVSYEVKTGPKGKQAANIKPV, via the coding sequence ATGGAAACCGGTACCGTCAAGTGGTTCAATGACGCAAAGGGCTTTGGCTTCATCACTCCGGATGGCGGCGGCGAAGATCTGTTCGCGCACTTCTCGGAAATCCGCATCGAAGGCTTCAAGACGCTTCAGGAAAACCAAAAGGTTTCCTACGAAGTGAAGACTGGCCCGAAGGGCAAGCAAGCAGCAAACATCAAGCCGGTCTAA
- a CDS encoding Hsp70 family protein — MTYCAIDFGTSNSAVALPDGLSIRLAPVEGEATTLPTAVFFNTDENSQSYGRAALEAYIDGFDGRLMRSMKSILGSPLADNSTDLGDGSAIKYTDVITLFLQHLKQKAQALAAEPLTRAVLGRPVFFVDDDPRADHLAQKQLEACAHAVGLREIHFQYEPIAAAFDYEAGLTKEGLVLVADIGGGTSDFSLVRVGPERAHRLERKDDVLAHHGVHVAGTDFDRRVELVTVLRELGYQALDPKGRELPSPVYFDLATWHLINTVYTPKRVSELQLMRHLYTDTRHHDRLMRVVDRRLGHALTAHAEEAKIDVAAGGTTEIDMEEVEEALRVAFDEAQLIAAGADETRRIVEAAQETLRRAGVAPEDVDAVYFTGGTTGLRFLSEALSAAFPAAQPVFGDRLASVAKGLGIYAQRVFA, encoded by the coding sequence ATGACTTATTGCGCGATTGACTTCGGCACGTCGAATTCCGCCGTCGCTCTTCCTGACGGCCTGTCGATCCGGCTTGCGCCCGTCGAAGGGGAGGCGACCACGCTGCCCACCGCCGTCTTCTTCAACACCGACGAGAACAGCCAGTCCTACGGCCGCGCGGCGCTCGAGGCATACATCGACGGCTTCGACGGCCGTCTGATGCGTTCGATGAAGAGCATCCTCGGCTCGCCGCTCGCGGACAACAGCACCGATCTCGGCGATGGCTCGGCGATCAAATACACCGACGTCATCACGCTCTTTCTGCAGCATCTGAAGCAAAAGGCGCAGGCGCTCGCCGCCGAACCGCTCACCCGCGCGGTGCTCGGCCGCCCGGTCTTTTTCGTCGACGACGATCCGCGCGCGGATCACCTCGCGCAAAAGCAGCTCGAAGCGTGCGCGCACGCGGTCGGCTTGCGCGAAATCCATTTCCAGTACGAACCGATCGCCGCGGCCTTCGATTACGAAGCGGGCCTGACAAAAGAAGGGCTCGTGCTGGTCGCGGATATCGGCGGCGGTACGTCGGACTTTTCACTCGTGCGCGTCGGCCCGGAGCGCGCGCATCGTCTGGAGCGCAAGGACGACGTGCTCGCGCATCATGGCGTGCATGTCGCGGGCACGGACTTCGACCGCCGCGTGGAACTCGTGACCGTGCTGCGCGAACTCGGCTACCAGGCGCTCGATCCCAAAGGACGCGAACTGCCGAGCCCCGTGTACTTCGATCTCGCGACCTGGCATCTGATCAACACGGTCTACACGCCGAAGCGCGTGAGCGAGCTGCAACTGATGCGCCATCTCTACACCGACACGCGCCATCACGATCGCCTGATGCGCGTCGTGGATCGCCGGCTCGGGCACGCGCTGACGGCGCACGCGGAGGAAGCGAAGATCGATGTGGCGGCGGGCGGCACGACCGAAATCGATATGGAAGAGGTGGAAGAAGCGCTGCGCGTCGCTTTCGACGAGGCGCAACTGATCGCGGCCGGGGCGGACGAGACGCGGCGAATCGTTGAGGCGGCGCAGGAAACGCTCAGACGGGCGGGCGTGGCGCCTGAAGACGTCGACGCAGTCTATTTCACGGGCGGGACGACGGGGCTGCGATTCCTGTCGGAGGCGCTGTCGGCGGCGTTTCCCGCTGCGCAGCCGGTGTTCGGCGATCGCCTCGCCAGCGTGGCGAAGGGACTCGGGATCTACGCCCAACGCGTTTTCGCGTGA
- a CDS encoding MFS transporter, with product MSVTEPAVQQENRLSDNAGERPAIIETDLPGRLDRLPWGRFHTLIVLALGITWLLDGLEVTLAGAVASALKTSPALQFSNADVGIAGSAYIAGAVLGALGFGWLTDRLGRRKLFFITLFLYVAATAATAFSWNLATFVLFRFLTGAGIGGEYTAINSTIQEFTPARLRGWTDLAINGTFWIGAGIGAAGSIVLLDPGLLPPDWGWRACFLIGAALGLAILLMRMWVPESPRWLITHNRAEEAKQIVEDIEAQFRQHGVAIPDTPIKPLRLHAREHTRMSEVVHTLFKAHRSRSLVGLTLMTAQAFFYNAIFFTYALVLTDFYHVPGDHIGWYVLPFAVGNFLGPVLLGKLFDVLGRRRMIAFTYAISGVLLTVSGWMFMEGMLTVTAQTIAWMVIFFFASAAASSAYLTVSETFPLEIRALAIAVFYAFGTALGGIIGPTLFGQLIDTHQRGAVFVGYLIGSLLMIAAAVVAGIWGVAAERKSLEDVARPLSAADEH from the coding sequence ATGAGCGTAACGGAACCCGCCGTGCAACAGGAGAATCGTTTGAGCGACAACGCCGGCGAGCGCCCCGCCATCATCGAAACGGATTTGCCCGGACGCCTCGACCGCCTCCCATGGGGCCGCTTTCACACGCTGATCGTGCTCGCGCTCGGCATCACGTGGTTGCTCGACGGACTCGAAGTGACGCTGGCCGGCGCCGTCGCGAGCGCGCTCAAAACGAGCCCGGCGCTGCAATTCTCCAACGCGGATGTCGGCATCGCGGGCAGCGCGTATATCGCGGGCGCGGTGCTCGGTGCGCTCGGCTTCGGCTGGCTCACGGACCGGCTCGGTCGCCGCAAGCTGTTCTTCATCACGCTGTTTCTTTACGTGGCCGCCACCGCCGCGACCGCGTTCTCGTGGAACCTCGCGACCTTCGTGCTGTTTCGCTTTTTGACGGGCGCGGGCATCGGCGGCGAATACACAGCGATCAACTCGACGATTCAGGAGTTCACTCCGGCCCGCCTGCGCGGCTGGACCGATCTCGCGATCAACGGCACCTTCTGGATCGGCGCGGGCATCGGCGCGGCGGGCTCGATCGTCCTGCTCGATCCCGGCCTGCTCCCGCCCGACTGGGGCTGGCGCGCGTGCTTTCTGATCGGCGCGGCGCTCGGACTCGCGATTCTGCTCATGCGGATGTGGGTGCCGGAAAGCCCGCGCTGGCTCATCACGCACAATCGCGCGGAAGAAGCGAAGCAGATCGTCGAGGATATCGAGGCGCAGTTCCGGCAGCACGGCGTCGCGATTCCGGACACGCCCATCAAACCGCTGCGCCTGCACGCGCGCGAACACACGCGGATGAGCGAAGTCGTACACACGCTTTTCAAGGCGCACCGCAGCCGTTCGCTCGTCGGACTCACGCTGATGACGGCGCAGGCGTTCTTCTACAACGCGATCTTTTTCACGTATGCCCTCGTGCTGACCGACTTTTATCACGTGCCCGGCGATCACATCGGCTGGTACGTGCTGCCGTTTGCGGTGGGCAATTTCCTCGGTCCGGTGCTGCTCGGCAAGCTTTTCGACGTGCTAGGGCGTCGCAGGATGATCGCGTTCACGTATGCGATTTCCGGCGTGCTGCTTACCGTGAGCGGCTGGATGTTCATGGAGGGCATGCTCACCGTGACCGCGCAGACCATCGCGTGGATGGTGATTTTCTTTTTCGCGTCGGCGGCGGCGAGTTCCGCCTATCTGACGGTGAGTGAAACCTTTCCGCTGGAGATTCGCGCGCTCGCCATCGCGGTGTTCTACGCATTCGGCACGGCGCTCGGCGGCATCATCGGGCCGACGCTGTTCGGGCAACTGATCGACACCCATCAGCGCGGCGCCGTGTTCGTGGGCTATCTGATCGGCTCGCTGCTGATGATCGCGGCGGCGGTCGTCGCCGGTATCTGGGGCGTCGCGGCCGAGCGCAAGTCGCTTGAAGATGTCGCTCGCCCGCTCTCGGCCGCGGACGAGCATTGA